Sequence from the Candidatus Neomarinimicrobiota bacterium genome:
TTTCGGGACCGTCTATTCGGCCGGTAGGAATTGCCTCTGTTTTCAAGATTTCTAAATCGGTGGATGTACCAATTATCGGAATAGGCGGTATTAAGTCTGCAAAGGATGTGGTTGAGTACCTGTTGGCAGGTGCATCAGCTGTACAAGTGGGGACGGCGAATTACAGGGATGCGGCTATTGTTACTAAGATTATCAATGATTTAACCACTTATTGCGAAGAAAATGGAATCGCCACGATTTCTGAAATAATCGGTGGTGTGGAACCGTATGATTAATAGATCCATCATTTTCACATTGCTGTTCATGGTTGGCTGCCATTCATCACCTAGGTATGTAAAGCGGGACAGCGGCCGCCTGAAGAAGAAAGACGCCTCCGGCAAAG
This genomic interval carries:
- a CDS encoding dihydroorotate dehydrogenase, whose protein sequence is AAVEGGADVLSAVNTLFGMSIDTATRRPNVNTNIGGLSGPSIRPVGIASVFKISKSVDVPIIGIGGIKSAKDVVEYLLAGASAVQVGTANYRDAAIVTKIINDLTTYCEENGIATISEIIGGVEPYD